From Microcaecilia unicolor chromosome 11, aMicUni1.1, whole genome shotgun sequence, the proteins below share one genomic window:
- the HNRNPUL2 gene encoding heterogeneous nuclear ribonucleoprotein U-like protein 2 produces MSALDARKLKVADLRAELQRRGLDCRGLKADLTQRLQEALDAELLAGDSGEEEEEATGFVGDPMDDELDDEDHSTAEEEDDEEPAPHLDVEGQKLEQTAEGRKAELAAGKPEPSGETGEEKPKDRPQAPAKHKARLKRPLGQRDPGVNGGQEAETRPSEDGHSEEEEDAEEAASMEAEEQSTGEKGNNDPKSEKSDAVSSDGQQRGVKRPREEHGRTYHEFKEEAYYSRSKSPVLVYEDEDEVDDSLVVLDTYTCDLHFRIYKDRYGGQPLFAETFPALWSGARSTHGVTKGRICFEAKVTKNLSVEEGSGEVPLFRVGWSVDLSSTQLGEDKFSYGFDGRGLKMTDSHFEEYGQAFGLNDVIGCFANLESEEVILSFSKNGEDLGVAFQVSKAALADRALLPHVLCKNCVVELNFGQKEAPFFPSPEDFTFIHSVPSEDLVRPSLPPKTAEECEVLLMVGLPGTGKTHWAQKHNLENPEKRYNVLGINAIMEKMQTKGLETEQLEPQRRDALTQEATRCLIRLVPVASKTKRNFILDQCTVYNSAQRRKLHPFKGYSRKAVVLVPNEEEWKRRLQLRKEAEGDDVPESVVLEMKVNFSLPQKCEYVDEVLYPELSKEDAEKLVAASKEEARRLRANPEKRVNRRNNRNKRNRQVLGLGRGRGHGYSGPVQRWGYDNRSFGHPSQQQYWSQSGNRGGYRNYNERYRDDYDQYYGRNYDYNSYMDYYRQYEEWQNYYPEGDPYYDNYYGYQGYQ; encoded by the exons ATGAGCGCGCTGGACGCCAGGAAGCTAAAGGTGGCCGACCTGCGGGCCGAGCTCCAGCGCCGGGGCCTAGACTGCCGCGGGCTGAAGGCCGACTTGACGCAGCGGCTGCAGGAAGCGCTGGATGCTGAGTTGTTAGCTGGTGATTCTggcgaggaggaggaagaagcgacggGCTTTGTTGGCGACCCGATGGACGACGAGTTGGATGACGAGGATCACAGCACGGCAGAGGAGGAAGACGACGAGGAGCCGGCGCCTCATCTGGATGTAGAAGGCCAGAAGCTGGAACAGACCGCCGAGGGCAGGAAAGCGGAGCTGGCTGCAGGGAAGCCTGAACCAAGCGGGGAGACAGGAGAGGAGAAGCCGAAGGACCGGCCGCAAGCCCCAGCCAAGCACAAGGCTCGCCTGAAGCGGCCTCTGGGGCAACGGGATCCGGGCGTGAACGGTGGGCAAGAAGCAGAGACACGGCCCAGTGAGGATGGGCACAGTGAGGAGGAAGAAGATGCCGAGGAGGCGGCATCCATGGAGGCCGAGGAGCAGAGCACTGGGGAGAAAG GAAACAATGACCCAAAAAGTGAAAAATCAGATGCCGTGAGTTCAGATGGACAGCAAAGAGGGGTAAAGAGACCACGTGAAGAGCATGGCCGAACCTATCATGAGTTTAAGGAGGAGGCGTACTATAGTCG gtccaagtctccAGTTTTAGTGTATGAGGATGAAGATGAGGTGGATGATTCGCTTGTTGTCCTGGACACAT ACACATGTGATCTCCACTTCAGAATATACAAGGATCGATATGGAGGGCAACCTCTCTTTGCTGAAACATTTCCAGCACTCTGGTCTGGGGCACGAAGCACACATGGAGTGACAAAAGGCAGAATCTGCTTTGAGGCCAAG GTGACTAAAaatctctcagtggaggaaggcAGTGGTGAAGTCCCGCTCTTTCGTGTTGGATGGTCTGTCGATCTCTCTTCTACACAGCTAG gggaAGATAAATTCTCTTATGGTTTTGATGGACGAGGGTTGAAGATGACAGACAGCCATTTTGAGGAATATGGCCAGGCGTTTGGCCTTAACGATGTTATTGGATGCTTTGCT AATTTGGAAAGCGAAGAGGTGATACTCTCCTTCTCCAAGAACGGGGAGGACCTGGGCGTGGCTTTCCAGGTCAGTAAGGCTGCTCTTGCTGACAGGGCACTGCTGCCCCATGTGTTGTGCAAGAACTGTGTTGTTGAGTTAAACTTTGGCCAGAAGgaagcacccttcttcccatctcCTGAGGATTTCACCTTCATCCACAGTGTCCCATCGGAGGATCTAGTGAGGCCCTCACTTCCACCCAAGACTGCAGAAGAATGTGAG GTGTTATTAATGGTTGGACTTCCAGGTACTGGAAAGACTCATTGGGCCCAGAAGCACAACCTGGAGAATCCAGAGAAACGTTATAATGTTCTGGGGATCAAtgctataatggaaaaaatgcag ACAAAAGGGCTAGAGACGGAGCAGTTGGAACCTCAGCGTCGTGATGCATTAACACAGGAAGCTACACGTTGCCTTATTAGGCTTGTTCCTGTTGCTTCAAAGACAAAGAGGAACTTCATTCTAGATCAG TGCACCGTCTATAATTCTGCCCAACGCCGGAAGCTGCATCCTTTTAAGGGATACTCTCGCAAGGCTGTTGTGTTGGTCCCCAATGAGGAAGAATGGAAAAGAAGGCTGCAACTGAGGAAGGAAGCTGAGGGAGATGATGTGCCAGAGTCAGTTGTGCTAGAAATGAAAG TGAACTTCAGCCTGCCTCAGAAGTGTGAATACGTAGATGAGGTTCTGTATCCAGAGCTAAGCAAAGAAGATGCTGAAAAGCTGGTAGCGGCTTCTAAAGAGGAGGCGCGCAGACTGCGTGCTAACCCAGAAAAACGGGTGAATCGGCGCAACAATCGTAACAAACGCAACCGGCAGGTCCTGGGCCTGGGCCGAGGCCGTGGTCATGGATACAGTG GTCCTGTGCAGCGCTGGGGTTACGATAATCGGTCTTTTGGTCATCCATCACAGCAGCAGTACTGGTCACAATCTGGAAATCGAGGG ggttacCGTAACTACAATGAGAGATACAGAGATGATTATGATCAGTACTATGGAAGAAACTATGACTATAACAGTTACATGGATTACTATAGGCAGTATGAAGAG TGGCAGAACTACTACCCAGAAGGAGATCCATATTATGACAACTACTATGGCTACCAGGGCTACCAATGA